atgggtgAAGATTGGGATGGGCACGGGTAAAGAACTGGGATGGGAATGAGTCAGGACTAAGATGGGTCAGGAGTGGGATAGGGATGGATCCGGAGTGAGGTGGGCACAGGTCAGGATTGGGATGGGTcaggattgggatggggatgggtcaagattgggatggggatgatCCAGGACCGGGATGGGGAGGGGTCAGGatctgggatggggatgggtgAAGAACTGGGATGGGGTGGGCCAGGACTGGAATTGGGATGGGTcaggattgggatgggatgggatgggatgggatgggatgggatgggatgggatgggatgggatgggatgggatgggatgggatgggatgagatgggatgggatgggtcaagattgggatggggatgatCCAGGACTGGGATAGGGATGGGTGAAGAACTGGGATGGGCCAGGATTGGGATGAGTcaggattgggatggggatgggtcAAGATTGAGATGGGGATGGGTCAGGAACTGGAATGGGTCAGGACCTAGGAGAGGGGTGGATTGGGAATTGGGTTGGGAATGGGATCAGGAGCTGGGATGAAGATGGGTGAGGAACtgggtgggaatgggatcaAGATTTGGGATGGCGACATGTCGGGAACTGTTGGGTTAGCAACAGGGATGAGTTTGGATCAGGAACAGGATGAGGACAGCACCAggaactgggatggggatgggtgaggaactgggatggggatgggtgAGGaactgggacagggatgggtcaggtttgggatggggatgggtcAGGATCcaactgcagccccagcacagccctgggcagggcgTGGAGTGGCACCAGCCCTACCTTGGAGTAGTCGAGCTTGGTGGCGCTGGGGATGGAGTCGATGTGAGCCCGCACCAGCGAGGTGATGAGGCTGACGGGGGACGCATCCGGCGGCTGCTTGGGCTTGGAGGGGAGCCGGCCCCGCCTCCCCTTCAGGCTGTCGGTCCGGACCACTGTGTTGGGATTGCAGTGAgtgcctgtccccagagcagccaagagaggctgcagagaggggaCTGGGGAGGGTTCTGGTACCTTCTTTGACCATGCCCACGGCCAGGCACTTCTGGAAGCGGCAGAACTGGCAGCGGTTCCTGCGCCGCTTGTCCACAGGGCAGTCCTTGTTGGCCAGGCAGATGTACTTGGCATTCTTCTGCACTGTGCGCTGCGCGTGGGGAAGGAGCGGCCGAGCTCAGCCCGGGGCGCTCAGCTCTGAACAAAAACCCTTTTGTCCTCCCGTGCCTCCCTCTCCAGCCCAGCATCCGGCTCCGTGTCCCTGCCCGGGCCacccctcagcatcctcccacCGCCGCAGAGCACTGTGGGAGTATCCTCACCTTGAAGAATCCCTTGCAGCCCTCGCAGGTGCGCACGCCGTAGTGCTGGCATGACGCGTTGTCCCCGCACACGGCGCAGCGCCCCTCGCCCGCCCCGGGGCTGCGCACCTTGCTGGGCCCCTCCAGCAGCGGCGAGCTGGGAGCCAAGGGCAGCCCCCCgaaccccctgggacccccctgGCTCGGGGGAAACGCGTCCGTGTCCAGCAGCCGCGGGTCCACACGGGGCGAggggcccagctgccccttGAGGGTCGCCggggagccagcagggctgggggccggGGGGCTGAAGGCGAAAAAAGGAGGCTGAGACCCCCCACTCTTGgctggctcagcccagggctgcccggCCTCATAGTTCGGCAGCGGCGAGTACGGCCCGAAGGAGCCCTCCCATGCCGCGGCCGGCGGGGGCTGGAAGCCGGGCGTGGCGGGcgaggggatggagcaggggctCCCGTAGCAGTCCGAGCCGCTGGAGGACAGGGTCTCGTCCGGCTGCCCCCCAAAAGCGCTGGGGTAGCAGCCGTACACCTGGAAATCCTCCAGCTTGAAGGCGGTGGCGGCGCTGGGCTGGCCGCTGGCGGGCAGCTGGTAGAGGAAGGCGTCGAACTCGCCGGCGTAGCCGTCCATGAAGGTGCTgaagctgggcagggctggagcggCGGCCGCCAGATCGGCTCCGGCCACTTCCATGGGGAATCGGCCGCCCTCGGGGCTGAGCAGCTCGGCCGGGCAGCGCTCGCAGGGGCCGGCGCCCGTGGTGCTGCACTGGGCCTGGATGCAGGGCATCTCTGCGGGGAGAGAGGGGAGTCAGAAATCCAGGTGTCACCTCAGCAGAAATCCACGTGTCACCTCCCACCAGCTGGGTCTCCCCCAGCAGAAATCCAAGTGTCACCCCAGCAGAAATCCAGGTGTCACCTCCCACCAGCTGGGGCTCCCCAGCAGAAATCCAGGTgtcaccctgggcacagctgggcctcCCCAGCAGAAATCCAGGTGTCACCCCAGGACAAATCCAGGTGTCACCATGGGACAGCTCAGGCTCCCCAGCAGAAATCCAGGTGTCACCCCAGCAGAAATTCAGGTGTCACCCCAGGACAAATCCAGGTGTCACCCCAGGACAGCTCAGGCTCCCCAGCAGAAATCCAGGGGACCCAGTACAGCCCCTCTGGCATCCAGACagaggatggggacagggtgggaacAGTGAGAACCTCCCCAGGGTTCTTCTCGTGCTGGAGCTGCACCTCCATGGCCACTGGCAGTGTGGTGGCGgccaccagtgtccccaggaAAGGTCACGGCACAGCCAATGGGTGCAAAGGACATTGGCCAAAATGCTGGCTTAGCAAAAGGCCCcgaaaggaaaggagggaggaatGTGGCCAGCAGATTCCCAAGCCCTCGGGCTGGCCAAGCAAAGCTGGAGTTAGGGCCGAGCTGGATTTTGAGGACTCCACTTCCCCCATAATCCCTTTTAGGGCTTTTTGGGAACATCAGCGCAGGTGAGGGGGAGAGGAGCCCACCCTCTGTCCCTGGAgccccccagggctgtgtgcacGGATCTGGTGGGACATAAGACATAAGACATaagcagagccctgtgtccAGCTGAAAGCCAAGCCAGAAGTGACCCCCATGGCAAGACGATAATGTAATTCATCTCGCAGACCTTTAAAGGTCGCGCTGCGCTGGCCCCTGGCCACGTCCTGGCACGGCCCCCGCTGCCAGAGCCCCCGGATTCCCCCAGCCAAATCTGGGCAGCTCTCTGGGGC
The Ammospiza caudacuta isolate bAmmCau1 chromosome 31, bAmmCau1.pri, whole genome shotgun sequence DNA segment above includes these coding regions:
- the NR4A1 gene encoding nuclear receptor subfamily 4 group A member 1 gives rise to the protein MPCIQAQCSTTGAGPCERCPAELLSPEGGRFPMEVAGADLAAAAPALPSFSTFMDGYAGEFDAFLYQLPASGQPSAATAFKLEDFQVYGCYPSAFGGQPDETLSSSGSDCYGSPCSIPSPATPGFQPPPAAAWEGSFGPYSPLPNYEAGQPWAEPAKSGGSQPPFFAFSPPAPSPAGSPATLKGQLGPSPRVDPRLLDTDAFPPSQGGPRGFGGLPLAPSSPLLEGPSKVRSPGAGEGRCAVCGDNASCQHYGVRTCEGCKGFFKRTVQKNAKYICLANKDCPVDKRRRNRCQFCRFQKCLAVGMVKEVVRTDSLKGRRGRLPSKPKQPPDASPVSLITSLVRAHIDSIPSATKLDYSKFQESAPCPFEKEDSVDVQQFYDLLTGSMDVIRKWAEKIQGFSELPKEDQDLLLESAFLELFILRLAYRSKPEEGKLIFCNGVVLHRQQCVRGFGEWIDAILEFSQSLHRMSVDVPSFSCLAALVIITDRHGLKEPKRVEELQNRIVGCLKDHVAAAGPEPGRSSCLSKLLGKLPELRSLCTQGLQRIFYLKLEDLVPPPPIVDKIFMDTLPF